The Triticum aestivum cultivar Chinese Spring chromosome 3A, IWGSC CS RefSeq v2.1, whole genome shotgun sequence genome includes a region encoding these proteins:
- the LOC123058287 gene encoding uncharacterized protein, with translation MGRANCSVPLLVLLAFLSCFFLAHAAVAGAGGNRKMFLPREGAAAAAVSDDGGQAMPTTAEEVAVGGEMHLLLSDDEEMLARRVDLQTEDYPGSGANGRHDPRNPH, from the exons ATGGGGAGGGCGAACTGCTCGGTTCCTCTCCTGGTGTTGCTGGCCTTCCTCTCCTGCTTCTTCCTCGCACACG CGGCGGTGGCCGGGGCCGGCGGCAACCGCAAGATGTTCCTGCCGAGGGAGGGAGCGGCAGCCGCCGCCGTGTCCGACGATGGTGGGCAGGCGATGCCGACGACGGCGGAGGAGGTGGCGGTCGGAGGAGAGATGCATCTGCTGCTGAGCGACGACGAGGAGATGTTGGCCAGGAGGGTGGACCTGCAGACAGAGGACTACCCGGGGTCCGGGGCCAACGGCCGCCATGATCCACGAAACCCGCATTAA